From the genome of Kaistella daneshvariae, one region includes:
- a CDS encoding alpha-amylase family glycosyl hydrolase: MKRLILLAILGVGLVSCTPQKNTQKMEVPTEWKHTTNIYEVNIRQYTPEGTFRAFEKEMPRLKDMGVKTLWFMPITPIAQKNKKGSLGSQYAAQDYTAINPEFGTMEDFKHMVDEAHKMGFKVIIDWVANHTGWDHVWTKTHPEYYLKDPKTNDFQIASGMDDIIELDYSNPEMRQAMIDAMKFWVREADVDGFRCDLASWVEVDFWQQARPEVEKLKPLFFLGEFDELDSPEYGKVFDASYVWTWMHKTQEYNEGKISFDDLKQLLARYSAIGDSSMRAWFTSNHDENTWNGTEYEKYGDLAQPLAVFSVTWNGVPLIYNGQELPLKTKRLEFFEKDPIPWTGKNELHDFYKILLNLKSQNPALRGGDPAATTQILKTSADDKIFAYMRKNGKDEVLTVLNFSKENVNFSIDDENVSGIFTNVFSGPVKDFATNKEFYLPVGGYAVLKK; the protein is encoded by the coding sequence AGTTAACATAAGACAATATACGCCGGAAGGAACTTTCCGCGCCTTCGAAAAAGAAATGCCGCGCCTGAAGGACATGGGCGTGAAAACGCTTTGGTTTATGCCGATTACACCCATCGCGCAAAAAAATAAAAAAGGAAGCTTAGGCAGCCAATATGCCGCGCAGGATTATACCGCCATCAACCCGGAATTCGGGACAATGGAAGATTTCAAGCACATGGTGGATGAAGCACATAAAATGGGTTTCAAAGTCATCATCGATTGGGTAGCGAATCACACCGGCTGGGATCACGTCTGGACCAAAACACATCCGGAATATTATTTAAAAGATCCTAAAACCAACGATTTCCAGATCGCTTCGGGAATGGATGATATTATTGAACTCGATTATTCCAATCCGGAAATGCGTCAGGCGATGATTGATGCGATGAAATTTTGGGTCCGCGAAGCGGATGTTGACGGTTTCCGTTGCGATTTGGCGAGTTGGGTAGAAGTGGATTTCTGGCAGCAGGCAAGACCTGAAGTTGAAAAACTTAAACCGCTCTTTTTCCTTGGCGAATTTGATGAACTCGACAGCCCGGAATATGGAAAAGTTTTCGATGCCAGCTACGTCTGGACCTGGATGCATAAAACTCAGGAATATAATGAAGGTAAAATCTCATTTGATGATTTAAAGCAGCTATTGGCAAGATATTCCGCCATCGGCGATTCTTCCATGCGCGCCTGGTTTACAAGCAACCACGATGAAAATACCTGGAATGGAACTGAATATGAGAAATATGGCGATTTAGCACAGCCTTTAGCGGTATTTTCTGTAACCTGGAACGGCGTTCCTCTTATTTACAACGGTCAGGAACTGCCTTTGAAAACAAAACGTTTGGAATTCTTCGAAAAAGATCCAATTCCCTGGACCGGAAAAAATGAACTTCACGATTTCTATAAAATTTTATTGAATTTAAAATCTCAAAATCCGGCACTTCGTGGGGGTGATCCGGCAGCGACAACACAGATTTTAAAAACTTCTGCCGATGACAAAATTTTCGCTTACATGAGAAAAAACGGAAAAGATGAGGTTTTAACCGTTTTAAATTTCTCCAAAGAAAACGTGAATTTCAGCATTGATGACGAAAATGTTTCCGGAATTTTTACCAATGTTTTCAGCGGTCCGGTAAAAGATTTCGCTACGAATAAAGAATTTTATCTTCCTGTCGGCGGTTACGCGGTTTTGAAAAAATAA
- a CDS encoding GreA/GreB family elongation factor, protein MYKSEILELLHAKLSEKIENLERLIADTRAANNETKSSMGDKYETSREMVQQEINNLQIQLNENLKARNSLQIINVNPHQNVGLGSLVETDKGLFYIAVSLGEISFQKQKIFLISPESPLAKALSGNKTGDTISLNGNVQIIKNIW, encoded by the coding sequence ATGTATAAAAGTGAAATTTTAGAACTTCTTCACGCGAAGCTGTCGGAAAAAATCGAAAATTTGGAACGGCTCATCGCGGACACGCGCGCTGCAAACAACGAAACTAAAAGTTCCATGGGCGACAAATATGAAACCTCGCGCGAAATGGTCCAGCAGGAAATCAACAATCTGCAGATTCAGCTCAACGAAAATCTAAAAGCGCGGAATTCGCTGCAAATCATTAATGTAAATCCGCACCAAAACGTGGGTTTAGGAAGTTTAGTGGAAACCGATAAAGGCCTTTTTTACATCGCGGTTTCGCTGGGAGAAATTTCCTTTCAAAAGCAGAAAATTTTTCTAATTTCACCCGAAAGTCCTTTAGCAAAAGCTTTGAGCGGAAATAAAACCGGCGACACCATTTCGCTGAACGGAAACGTGCAAATCATCAAAAATATTTGGTAA
- a CDS encoding thymidylate synthase, with translation MQNYHDLLQYILDHGNDKSDRTGTGTRSIFGAQLRYNLAEGFPLVTTKKVHLKSIIYELLWFLKGDTNIKYLTDNGVSIWNEWADENGDLGPVYGAQWRSWQGASGKVVDQITEVIDQIKKNPDSRRLIVSAWNVAEIPNMALAPCHALFQFYVADGKLSLQLYQRSADVFLGVPFNIASYALLLMMAAQVCDLEVGDYVHTFGDVHIYNNHFEQVKEQLSRTPKALPTMKLNPEIKDIFDFKFEDFTLENYSPDPAIKAPVAI, from the coding sequence ATGCAAAATTATCACGATTTACTTCAATATATTTTAGATCACGGCAACGACAAAAGTGACAGAACCGGCACCGGAACGCGCAGCATTTTCGGGGCACAGCTGCGCTATAATCTGGCAGAAGGTTTTCCGCTGGTGACTACGAAAAAAGTTCACTTAAAGTCCATCATTTATGAATTGCTTTGGTTTTTGAAAGGCGATACCAATATTAAATATCTCACCGACAACGGCGTTTCCATCTGGAATGAATGGGCAGACGAAAATGGCGATCTTGGACCGGTTTACGGTGCGCAATGGCGCAGTTGGCAAGGTGCCAGCGGAAAAGTGGTCGATCAGATTACGGAAGTGATTGACCAGATTAAAAAAAATCCAGATTCCCGTCGCTTGATCGTTTCCGCGTGGAATGTGGCGGAAATTCCGAATATGGCTTTGGCGCCGTGTCATGCGTTATTTCAGTTTTATGTGGCCGATGGAAAACTTTCACTTCAACTGTATCAAAGAAGTGCTGATGTTTTTTTAGGTGTGCCTTTCAATATCGCGAGTTACGCTTTGCTTTTGATGATGGCGGCGCAGGTTTGCGATCTGGAAGTCGGCGATTATGTACACACTTTCGGCGATGTTCATATTTATAATAACCATTTCGAGCAGGTTAAGGAGCAGCTTTCTCGCACACCGAAAGCTTTACCAACGATGAAACTAAATCCTGAAATTAAAGATATTTTTGATTTTAAATTCGAGGATTTTACTTTAGAAAATTATTCGCCCGATCCGGCAATTAAAGCGCCGGTCGCGATATAA
- a CDS encoding M1 family aminopeptidase, whose product MKKILVSLSLLGIFFSGNVFAQTETSGRTEVYRASHTKMTELKHTKLKVKFDYEKEQMAGEEWLTASPYFYPTDSLVLNAKAMLIHEVALDKNGAKSPLKYEYKDDMLKINLDKTYNRNQDYTVYIKYTARPNEVTTKGSAAISDAKGLYFINAQGKDADKPTQIWTQGETEASSAWFPTIDKTNQKTTQEIYMTVPDKYVTLSNGLMKSSTKEANGLRTDHWVMEKKHAPYLFFMGVGDYAVVKDKWRNLDVDYYVEKEYEPYAKQIFGNTPEMIEFFSKRLNYDFPWSKYAQIVGRDYVSGAMENTTAVLHQESAQQKPGDLIDENKWEDVISHELFHHWFGDLVTAESWSNLTVNESFANYSEYLWNEHKYGKDFADYGMMKALQGYFMDPSNPTKDLVRFNYHDREDMFDGVSYNKGGAILHMLRNYLGDDAFFAGLTDYLKTNEYGTGEAHQVRLSLEKVSGKDLNWFFNQWYFNSGHPTVSYTTTFEPVKKQVKVTINQTQPGPAFQFPLAIDVYENGKPTRQNVWVSAKDKNDFTFNVTKNPDFINVNADGVVVGIFTDSKTPEQFLMQYQNSKEFLSRYKAVENAAENASKNPAALKTLTAALKDSNFRIRMKALSGLDLSKADQAKSALAEVEKMANSDSKTLVQGSAISALGKTKDKKYLPLFEKGMNAVSNSVKANSLSAIAAIDPSRIASLADKIDLENSSDELIAELLPTIVKNKIEKQMPAIASTAAFYPFLKFQNPELGAAAEDGFNWIMSSDNLKATENLTKVLTQVKGQIGNNPQAKMMIVKILQDGLLKKMQVLKANPSSKTINAQIDLINKTIEAYK is encoded by the coding sequence ATGAAAAAAATACTAGTTTCCCTTAGTTTGCTGGGAATTTTCTTTTCCGGAAATGTCTTTGCGCAAACCGAAACTTCAGGAAGAACCGAAGTTTACCGAGCGTCGCACACCAAAATGACGGAACTTAAGCATACCAAACTTAAGGTGAAATTCGATTACGAAAAAGAGCAGATGGCGGGTGAAGAATGGCTCACCGCCTCTCCTTATTTCTATCCAACCGATTCTTTGGTTTTAAATGCGAAGGCAATGCTCATCCACGAAGTCGCTTTAGACAAAAATGGCGCGAAAAGTCCCTTAAAATATGAGTATAAAGATGATATGCTCAAAATAAACCTGGATAAAACCTATAACAGAAACCAGGATTATACGGTTTATATTAAATATACAGCTCGCCCGAACGAAGTAACCACCAAAGGAAGCGCCGCAATTTCTGATGCAAAAGGCTTGTATTTTATTAATGCTCAGGGAAAAGATGCGGATAAACCGACGCAAATCTGGACGCAAGGCGAAACAGAAGCCAGCTCTGCCTGGTTCCCAACCATTGATAAAACCAACCAAAAAACCACCCAGGAAATTTATATGACTGTGCCGGATAAATATGTGACTTTATCGAACGGTTTAATGAAATCTTCTACCAAAGAAGCCAACGGACTGCGCACCGATCATTGGGTGATGGAGAAAAAACATGCGCCGTATTTGTTTTTTATGGGCGTGGGCGATTACGCCGTGGTGAAAGATAAATGGCGAAATCTCGACGTCGATTATTACGTAGAAAAAGAATACGAGCCGTACGCAAAACAGATTTTTGGCAACACGCCGGAAATGATCGAATTCTTTTCTAAACGATTGAATTACGATTTTCCGTGGTCAAAATATGCGCAGATTGTAGGCAGAGATTACGTTTCTGGAGCTATGGAAAATACCACCGCGGTTCTTCATCAAGAATCGGCGCAGCAAAAACCCGGCGACTTAATTGATGAAAATAAATGGGAAGATGTAATTTCTCACGAACTTTTCCACCACTGGTTTGGCGACTTGGTTACAGCGGAAAGCTGGAGCAATTTGACCGTCAACGAATCGTTTGCCAATTATTCCGAATACCTTTGGAACGAGCATAAATACGGAAAAGATTTCGCGGATTATGGAATGATGAAAGCCTTGCAAGGCTATTTCATGGACCCTTCCAATCCGACCAAAGATTTGGTGCGTTTTAATTATCACGACCGCGAAGATATGTTTGATGGCGTTTCCTACAACAAGGGCGGCGCGATTCTGCACATGCTAAGAAATTATCTGGGTGATGACGCATTTTTTGCCGGTTTAACGGATTATTTAAAAACCAATGAATATGGCACCGGCGAAGCACATCAGGTTCGCCTGTCTTTGGAAAAAGTTTCCGGGAAAGATTTGAACTGGTTTTTCAACCAATGGTATTTCAACAGCGGACATCCAACGGTGAGTTACACCACGACTTTTGAGCCGGTGAAAAAACAGGTGAAAGTAACCATCAACCAGACGCAGCCGGGACCTGCTTTCCAGTTTCCGCTCGCGATTGATGTATACGAAAATGGAAAACCAACGCGGCAAAATGTGTGGGTAAGCGCAAAAGATAAAAATGATTTTACCTTCAATGTTACCAAAAACCCAGACTTTATCAACGTCAATGCAGATGGAGTGGTAGTTGGAATATTTACCGACAGCAAAACACCGGAGCAGTTTTTAATGCAGTATCAGAATTCGAAAGAATTTTTAAGCCGCTATAAAGCCGTTGAAAATGCGGCGGAAAATGCTTCAAAAAATCCGGCGGCACTGAAAACTTTAACTGCAGCTTTAAAAGATTCGAATTTCAGAATCAGAATGAAAGCGCTGAGCGGTTTGGATTTATCAAAAGCGGATCAGGCAAAATCTGCTTTGGCAGAAGTGGAAAAAATGGCCAATTCAGATTCAAAAACGTTGGTTCAGGGCTCTGCGATTTCAGCATTAGGAAAAACAAAAGACAAAAAATATTTGCCGCTTTTCGAAAAAGGAATGAACGCCGTTTCCAATTCGGTGAAAGCAAATTCACTTTCCGCAATCGCGGCGATTGATCCGAGCAGAATTGCATCTCTGGCGGATAAGATTGATTTGGAAAATTCAAGCGACGAGCTGATTGCAGAACTTTTGCCGACCATCGTGAAAAACAAAATCGAAAAGCAAATGCCGGCGATTGCTTCAACGGCAGCATTCTATCCGTTTTTGAAATTTCAGAACCCGGAACTGGGCGCTGCGGCGGAAGACGGTTTTAACTGGATCATGTCTTCAGACAATTTAAAAGCTACGGAAAATCTAACGAAAGTTTTAACGCAGGTAAAAGGTCAGATCGGGAATAATCCGCAGGCAAAAATGATGATTGTAAAAATTCTTCAGGACGGACTGCTGAAAAAAATGCAGGTTTTAAAAGCAAATCCGTCCAGTAAAACCATCAATGCGCAGATCGATTTGATAAATAAAACGATTGAAGCTTATAAATAA
- a CDS encoding dicarboxylate/amino acid:cation symporter produces the protein MKEVLKNYSGIIYLLGGIILGSLIGIFAPDTVTYLKPLGDIFLNLLFVSVVPLVFFAVANSISQVEKEGKFGKIIFSMIFTFLLFIIIAALFTIAVVYFFPTEALPSNSPETLDTGADVTWGDRIVSFFTVGEFTDLFSRKNMLALLIFAFLTGTAVRKSGDAGRPFALFLASGYEVMKELLLIVMKAAPIGLGAYFAYQVATVGPQLFGFYAKPLALYYVAGVVYFLLFFTLYAFLAKGKDGVQKFWKNNIYPSLTAISTCSSFATMPANLQAAAKIGVPAAIANIVIPIGSTLHKNGSSMSSIIKIYVAFLIIGEDFFDPMNLLLALGITVFVSIVAGGIPNGGYIGEMLMISVYQLPMEAIPAVMILGTLVDPLATVLNSTGDTVAAMFVTKISGAKFTEPKDFAV, from the coding sequence ATGAAAGAAGTTCTGAAAAATTATTCCGGTATTATTTACCTTTTAGGTGGAATCATCCTCGGAAGTCTGATCGGGATATTTGCGCCAGATACAGTAACTTATCTAAAGCCGCTTGGCGATATTTTTCTGAATTTACTTTTTGTAAGCGTAGTTCCGCTCGTTTTTTTTGCGGTCGCAAATTCCATTTCTCAAGTTGAAAAAGAGGGAAAATTTGGCAAAATCATCTTTTCGATGATTTTCACTTTTCTTCTCTTCATTATAATTGCCGCACTTTTCACCATTGCAGTGGTGTACTTTTTCCCGACAGAAGCATTACCCTCCAATTCACCTGAAACTCTTGATACCGGAGCGGATGTCACTTGGGGAGACCGCATTGTAAGCTTTTTTACCGTAGGTGAATTTACCGATCTGTTTTCCCGAAAAAACATGTTGGCACTGCTCATTTTTGCCTTCCTCACCGGAACTGCCGTGCGGAAATCTGGAGATGCCGGCAGACCTTTCGCGCTTTTTCTCGCCTCGGGTTACGAAGTCATGAAAGAACTTTTGCTCATTGTGATGAAAGCTGCACCCATCGGCCTTGGTGCTTATTTTGCATATCAGGTCGCCACCGTAGGTCCGCAGCTTTTCGGTTTTTATGCGAAGCCGCTGGCTTTGTATTATGTTGCCGGCGTTGTCTATTTTCTTCTCTTCTTTACGTTGTATGCTTTCTTGGCAAAAGGAAAAGACGGTGTTCAAAAATTTTGGAAAAACAATATTTATCCCAGTTTAACTGCTATTTCTACCTGTAGCAGTTTTGCGACGATGCCCGCCAATTTGCAGGCTGCAGCAAAAATTGGTGTTCCGGCGGCAATCGCCAACATTGTTATTCCGATTGGCAGTACGCTGCATAAAAACGGCTCCTCTATGTCCTCCATCATTAAAATTTATGTCGCTTTTCTGATTATTGGTGAAGATTTTTTTGATCCAATGAACTTGCTTTTAGCTTTAGGAATCACCGTTTTTGTAAGCATCGTCGCTGGCGGAATCCCGAATGGCGGTTATATCGGAGAAATGCTGATGATTTCAGTTTACCAACTTCCGATGGAAGCCATTCCTGCCGTAATGATTCTCGGAACTTTAGTTGATCCTTTAGCAACGGTTTTAAATTCTACAGGCGATACGGTCGCGGCGATGTTTGTGACGAAAATTTCCGGAGCAAAGTTTACGGAACCGAAAGATTTTGCGGTGTGA
- a CDS encoding DnaJ C-terminal domain-containing protein, with protein MAFIDYYKVLGIDSKASADDIKKAYRKLARKYHPDINPGDKEAERKFKEINEANEVLSNKENRAKYDKYGEHWKHGEEYQKAQNQYRGQGGGQQSYGGFSAEDFADGADFSDFFQSMFGGGGGFGGRTRGSASGKFKGQDVEATLNVPLREAAKTHQQTFDINGKKVRITIPAGIADGQKIKVKGHGSPGYNGGPNGDLFITFNILDDHHFKRQGNNLSALLHIDLYTAILGGEVHVRTLDGNVNLKVKPGIQNGTTVRLKGKGFPVYKKDGEFGDLLVTYHVDLPKNLSDEEKELFLKLKNLAK; from the coding sequence ATGGCGTTTATCGATTATTATAAAGTGTTGGGAATTGATTCAAAAGCATCTGCGGACGACATCAAAAAAGCCTACCGGAAACTGGCGCGAAAATATCACCCTGACATCAATCCCGGCGATAAAGAAGCGGAAAGGAAATTTAAAGAAATCAACGAAGCCAATGAAGTCCTGAGCAACAAAGAAAACCGCGCGAAATACGATAAATACGGTGAGCACTGGAAACATGGCGAGGAATATCAGAAAGCGCAAAACCAATATCGCGGGCAAGGCGGCGGCCAACAGTCGTATGGTGGTTTCAGCGCTGAAGATTTTGCGGACGGCGCGGATTTTTCCGACTTCTTCCAAAGTATGTTTGGTGGTGGCGGCGGTTTTGGCGGCAGAACGCGCGGCAGTGCTTCGGGGAAATTTAAAGGTCAGGATGTGGAAGCAACTTTAAATGTGCCACTTCGCGAAGCGGCGAAAACGCATCAGCAAACTTTTGACATCAATGGTAAAAAAGTGCGCATCACCATTCCTGCCGGAATCGCAGACGGCCAGAAAATTAAGGTGAAAGGCCACGGAAGTCCTGGTTACAACGGCGGACCGAACGGCGATCTTTTCATCACTTTTAATATACTCGATGATCACCATTTCAAAAGACAGGGTAATAACCTCAGCGCGCTGCTGCACATCGATTTATATACAGCCATTCTTGGTGGTGAGGTTCACGTGCGGACTTTGGACGGCAATGTGAACCTGAAAGTAAAGCCCGGAATCCAGAACGGAACAACGGTGCGGCTGAAAGGCAAAGGTTTTCCGGTGTATAAAAAAGACGGCGAATTTGGTGATTTGCTCGTAACATATCATGTGGATTTACCGAAAAATCTTTCGGATGAAGAAAAAGAATTATTCCTGAAACTTAAAAATCTGGCCAAATGA
- a CDS encoding chaperone modulator CbpM yields the protein MSERISREELVKIYNVEITFFDSLEEAGLVSPVTENEIKYLLYDELPAFERFTNWYYDLEVNMPGLEIINHLLEKLEKLQAENRTLHYHSIKWTEE from the coding sequence ATGAGCGAAAGAATTTCCCGAGAAGAACTCGTAAAAATATACAATGTAGAAATTACCTTCTTTGATTCCCTGGAAGAAGCTGGTTTGGTTTCGCCCGTCACTGAAAATGAAATTAAATATCTGCTATACGATGAATTGCCGGCTTTTGAAAGGTTTACCAACTGGTATTATGATTTGGAGGTGAATATGCCCGGACTGGAAATCATCAATCATTTACTGGAAAAATTAGAAAAACTGCAGGCAGAAAACCGCACCTTGCATTACCATTCTATAAAATGGACCGAAGAGTAG
- a CDS encoding PadR family transcriptional regulator, with translation MNTENTKAQMRKGILEFCILSLINDREMYVSDLIEELKNGKLDVVEGTLYPLLTRLKNGEFLSYRWEESTGGPPRKYYQMTEKGSLFLAELQNTWNELTESVDRITKNNNPANDAQSTFQPNS, from the coding sequence ATGAACACAGAAAACACCAAAGCGCAAATGCGAAAAGGCATTCTGGAATTCTGTATTTTGAGTTTGATCAATGACCGCGAAATGTACGTTTCCGATCTCATCGAAGAACTTAAAAACGGAAAACTGGATGTGGTGGAGGGCACGCTCTACCCCTTGCTTACCCGCCTGAAAAACGGCGAATTCCTTTCTTACCGTTGGGAAGAATCTACCGGCGGACCACCAAGAAAGTACTACCAGATGACGGAAAAAGGAAGCTTATTCCTGGCCGAACTGCAAAACACCTGGAATGAACTAACAGAATCCGTAGACCGAATCACTAAAAACAATAATCCAGCGAACGATGCCCAAAGTACGTTCCAACCAAACTCTTAA
- a CDS encoding PspC domain-containing protein, translating to MNKTLSIGLAGYSFTIEEHAYIKLSDYLNALRSSLDATEVEEVMHDIEIRMVEIFNDLLGKREVINDGDVEKVISQIGSPEMIEEQEEVYFSEKPSGKRKSQKSSAAFTGNKQLFRDPEHAKIAGVCAGLAHYVGLDISAMRAIWVGIAVLGIFTAAISTTLIIIIYIILWIVLPQAQTATDFLKMKGKPLNFDNLKQESTKVVQFANESTQRVGEFYTESKPYITKAGSGLWNVIRFVLGGIFGLMALGSIIGAFVIFGLFGGSDFPPMREFNFLFDDDGMSKILYAMMLIGTLIPAILFSLLSIKLISPKTQLRNVGYVVGALFLILLAFGTYFGVNMAKRDMIYKGHKEDVENVAINTTSDSLYVDVKEVTIPRNFTAYDDDIFSDKKTVYEGDYPYVEVTRKADVQQPYLIVKKDGKGYNVPVQLNVPVEVEGNKILLPNFVKYPYDERFRDYNVNYELVVPMSTQVFKVRENALNLDGDLNGDGTDDDDDDAQGIVIQKNKVKVNGSTIEYNSNDKDSVIINGTKMPKAAADKIMDSMKNNFKRMENVNISIKDGKKEISIKTE from the coding sequence ATGAACAAGACACTCTCTATAGGACTTGCGGGCTACTCTTTTACCATAGAGGAACACGCTTATATAAAACTCAGTGATTATCTGAACGCGCTGCGAAGCTCGCTGGATGCTACTGAAGTTGAGGAAGTGATGCACGACATCGAGATAAGAATGGTGGAAATCTTCAACGATCTTTTGGGAAAACGTGAAGTGATCAACGATGGCGATGTAGAAAAAGTAATTTCACAAATCGGTTCACCAGAAATGATCGAAGAACAGGAAGAAGTGTATTTTTCTGAAAAACCTTCGGGAAAAAGAAAAAGCCAGAAATCTTCGGCTGCCTTTACCGGCAATAAACAGCTTTTCCGCGATCCGGAACATGCGAAGATCGCCGGAGTTTGCGCAGGACTTGCACATTACGTAGGCTTAGACATCAGCGCGATGCGCGCCATCTGGGTCGGAATTGCCGTGCTGGGAATTTTTACCGCTGCGATTTCAACAACTTTAATTATTATCATTTATATCATTCTGTGGATTGTTTTGCCACAAGCACAAACAGCCACCGATTTTTTGAAAATGAAGGGAAAGCCTTTGAATTTCGATAATTTAAAGCAGGAATCAACCAAAGTGGTGCAGTTTGCTAATGAATCTACGCAACGCGTTGGTGAATTTTATACCGAAAGCAAACCCTATATCACCAAAGCCGGGAGCGGCCTGTGGAACGTAATCCGTTTCGTGCTTGGAGGTATTTTCGGATTAATGGCGCTGGGTTCCATCATCGGGGCATTTGTAATCTTCGGCTTGTTCGGCGGTTCAGATTTTCCACCGATGCGTGAATTCAATTTCCTTTTTGATGACGACGGCATGAGCAAAATTTTATATGCAATGATGCTCATCGGAACTTTGATTCCGGCCATATTGTTCAGTTTGCTTTCCATTAAATTGATTTCACCAAAAACCCAATTGCGAAACGTAGGTTACGTAGTAGGAGCGCTTTTCCTGATTTTACTTGCCTTCGGAACCTATTTCGGTGTGAATATGGCGAAACGAGATATGATTTACAAAGGTCATAAAGAAGATGTGGAAAATGTCGCCATCAACACCACTTCCGACAGCTTGTATGTGGACGTAAAAGAAGTTACCATTCCGCGGAATTTTACCGCCTACGACGATGATATTTTCTCCGACAAGAAAACGGTTTACGAAGGTGATTATCCTTACGTGGAAGTGACCAGAAAAGCAGACGTTCAGCAGCCTTACCTGATTGTAAAAAAAGACGGAAAAGGCTACAATGTTCCGGTTCAGCTGAATGTTCCTGTGGAAGTTGAAGGAAATAAGATTTTGCTGCCCAACTTTGTAAAGTATCCGTACGATGAACGCTTCCGCGATTATAATGTGAATTATGAACTCGTTGTGCCGATGAGCACTCAGGTTTTCAAGGTGCGTGAAAATGCTTTAAATCTTGACGGTGACCTGAACGGCGACGGAACTGATGACGATGACGACGATGCACAGGGAATTGTAATCCAGAAGAATAAAGTGAAAGTAAACGGTTCAACCATCGAGTACAATTCTAATGATAAAGACAGCGTGATCATCAACGGTACCAAAATGCCAAAAGCTGCTGCCGATAAAATCATGGATTCGATGAAGAATAACTTTAAACGAATGGAAAACGTAAATATTTCCATTAAAGACGGCAAAAAAGAAATTTCCATCAAAACCGAATAA
- a CDS encoding 1-acyl-sn-glycerol-3-phosphate acyltransferase — protein MKKLLAKLILKLVGWKVVLEGDVDNLDRCILVVAPHTSNAEYLLGNLAYWSLGKKLKVIIKDAHTKAWYGFIVKAIGGIGIDRSQKNDLVKFVVDLFKKEDFSLVITPEGTRSRVPKWRKGFYHMALAAKVPIVYAAGDFKKKVMYLGKKISVEELESRSFEEIMTDMEEYYKKIHPKYPENWNPKIF, from the coding sequence ATGAAAAAACTTTTAGCTAAATTAATTCTCAAACTCGTCGGCTGGAAAGTTGTTCTTGAAGGTGATGTGGATAATCTCGACCGCTGTATTCTGGTCGTCGCGCCACACACTTCCAACGCCGAATATCTCCTCGGAAATCTTGCCTACTGGTCACTGGGAAAAAAGCTGAAAGTCATTATAAAAGACGCGCATACAAAAGCCTGGTACGGATTTATCGTAAAAGCAATCGGCGGAATTGGTATCGACCGTTCCCAAAAAAACGATCTTGTAAAGTTCGTGGTGGATCTCTTTAAAAAAGAAGATTTCAGTTTGGTCATCACGCCCGAAGGCACCAGAAGCCGCGTGCCGAAATGGCGCAAAGGTTTTTACCACATGGCGCTTGCCGCAAAAGTTCCAATTGTTTACGCTGCCGGAGATTTTAAAAAAAAGGTAATGTATTTGGGCAAAAAAATTTCGGTGGAAGAACTGGAAAGCCGCAGTTTCGAAGAAATCATGACCGACATGGAGGAGTATTATAAAAAAATTCACCCGAAATACCCGGAAAATTGGAATCCTAAAATTTTTTAG
- a CDS encoding PaaI family thioesterase → MIKNFMENKEEILHKLNTWGEESLGKTLDIVFTDVTDESLTATMPVTPKIHQPYGIMHGGASCVLAETLGSCLSVLHVDIEKFAPVGTNINSNHLRSKKDGIVTGTARFIRKGNTMHVSEIEIRDETGHLINHTTMTNNIIAR, encoded by the coding sequence ATGATTAAAAATTTCATGGAAAATAAAGAAGAAATTCTACATAAATTAAATACCTGGGGCGAAGAATCGCTGGGGAAAACTTTAGACATTGTTTTCACCGATGTGACCGACGAATCGCTCACCGCAACAATGCCGGTAACACCCAAAATTCATCAACCGTACGGAATTATGCACGGCGGCGCAAGCTGCGTCTTGGCAGAAACTTTGGGCTCCTGCCTTTCGGTGTTACACGTAGATATTGAAAAATTCGCACCGGTCGGCACCAATATCAATTCCAATCATTTGCGCAGCAAAAAAGACGGTATCGTTACCGGAACCGCGCGTTTCATCCGCAAAGGAAATACGATGCACGTTTCCGAGATTGAAATTCGTGATGAAACAGGCCATCTCATCAATCACACCACGATGACCAACAATATTATTGCGCGCTAA